One segment of Polypterus senegalus isolate Bchr_013 chromosome 8, ASM1683550v1, whole genome shotgun sequence DNA contains the following:
- the si:dkey-42p14.3 gene encoding EF-hand calcium-binding domain-containing protein 10: protein MATPRELGATQYIEQHKIMELLDSITSMLLFHRPERPVEFLIGHLEKLKAARAASSGYPCLIDDSNLNSVFGILDPTKQGYITVNQYKKALSTLGILKYNELPQGADVNRVSQETFLKEAMEGLKRTSAFE from the exons ATGGCGACTCCTCGGGAACTTGGAGCTACGCAATATATTGAACAGCACAAAATAATGGAACTCTTGGACAGTATAACCAGCATGCTTCTGTTCCACAGACCAG AGCGCCCAGTGGAGTTTCTGATTGGCCATCTGGAAAAGCTGAAAGCTGCCAGGGCAGCGTCAAGTGGTTATCCTTGTCTTATTGATGATTCCAACCTGAATTCTGTTTTTGGAATACTTGACCCCACTAAGCAGGGATACATTACagtaaatcaatacaaaaaag CTTTGAGCACCCTAGGAATACTTAAATATAATGAGCTCCCACAGGGAGCCGATGTCAACAGAGTATCACAAGAAACGTTCCTGAAGGAAGC